The following proteins come from a genomic window of Ammospiza nelsoni isolate bAmmNel1 chromosome 6, bAmmNel1.pri, whole genome shotgun sequence:
- the CHGA gene encoding chromogranin-A, translating to MSRPELLAVLLLAMPAVSLPVTNDMNKGDTKVMKCIVEVISDTLSKPNPLPISEECLETLRGDERIISILRHQNLLKELQEIAAQGANERTQQQKKNSGFEDELSEVLESQNNKNKQRDAAGEYPEEEQPTGSLTELAAQKPQQNEDSREEEKSLEEREPRPWDTNPDEKEDQEEAESNDIRDTEDTHQNKVLNNHIGKNFSEDEQQQQRDEEEEPRGSRDSLELEDEGEEPSRQGQEHSKEGAGERVEREDDGDEAAEEDPTEAERSLDLAEEDEEAEEMQGGDNNDDDLGFGKDVQSSEEEEEEEEEEQPRALRGGRHRLEDEEVQGEEDTFQPRNAKSDEMEEESSREWEDTKRWNKMDELAKQLTAKKRMEENDSEEDADRSMKKTFRSRKYAFSSPEEDVRRSWKHHSKEDSSEGGFPLAPMPEEKKDEEGSANRRTEDQELESLAAIEAELERVAHKLHELRRG from the exons ATGAGCCGGCCAGAACTGCTCGccgtgctgctcctggccatgcCGG CTGTCTCCCTTCCTGTGACAAATGACATGAATAAAGGCGACACTAAG GTGATGAAGTGCATTGTGGAGGTCATCTCTGATACTTTATCTAAGCCAAACCCCCTGCCGATCAGCGAGGAATGCCTAGAGACTCTGCGAGGAG ATGAGAGAATTATTTCTATCCTTCGCCACCAAAACTTACTGAAGGAACTTCAGGAAATTGCTGCACAAG GTGCCAATGAGAGAactcagcagcagaagaaaaatagcGGCTTTGAAGATGAACTTTCCGAAGTCCTTGAAAGTCAGAACAACAAGAACAAGCAGAGAG ATGCTGCAGGGGAGTACCCTGAAGAGGAGCAGCCCACAGGGTCCCTgactgagctggcagcacagaagCCCCAGCAAAATGAAGACtcaagagaggaggaaaaaagcctggaggagagggaacCCAGGCCATGGGATACCAACCCTGATGAGAAAGAGGATCAGGAGGAAGCTGAGAGCAATGACATCAGGGATACAGAGGATACCCATCAAAACAAAGTTTTGAACAACCACATTGGCAAAAATTTCAGTGAGgacgagcagcagcagcaaagagatgaagaggaggagcccagaggctccagggacagcctggaGCTTGAGGACGAGGGAGAAGAGCCCTCCAGGCAGGGTCAGGAGCACAGcaaggagggagcaggggagcGTGTGGAGCGGGAGGATGATGGAGATGAAGCTGCAGAGGAGGACCCTACTGAAGCAGAGAGGTCACTCGATTTGgctgaggaggatgaggaggctgAGGAGATGCAGGGAGGTGACA ATAACGATGATGACCTGGGATTTGGGAAAGATGTGCAGAGCtctgaagaggaggaggaagaggaggaggaagagcagcccCGGGCACTGAGAGGAGGAAGGCATCGCCTGGAGGATGAGGAGGTGCAGGGAGAAGAGGACACCTTTCAGCCCAGGAATGCCAAAAGTGATGAGATGGAGGAGGAATCCTCCAGGGAGTGGGAAGACACCAAGAGGTGGAACAAAATGGATGAGCTGGCCAAGCAGCTGACAGCAAAGAAGCGCATGGAGGAAAATGACAGTGAGGAAGATGCAGACAGGTCCATGAAAAAGACATTTAGGTCCCGCAAGTATGCCTTCAGCAGCCCAGAGGAAGATGTGAGAAGGTCATGGAAGCATCACTCGAAGGAAGACAGCAGTGAAGGAGGCTTTCCACTTGCTCCCATGCCTGAAGAGAAGAAGGATGAGGAAGGCAGCGCTAACAGGAGAACAGAG gaccaggagctggagAGCCTGGCGGCCATCGAGGCGGAGCTGGAGCGCGTCGCCCACAAGCTGCACGAGCTGAGGCGAGGCTGA
- the ITPK1 gene encoding inositol-tetrakisphosphate 1-kinase isoform X2, with the protein MQDERICSPPFMELTGACGEDTLKLIEKNGLAFPFICKTRVAHGTNSHEMAIIFNQEGLKAVRPPCVIQSFINHNAVLYKVFVVGESYTVVKRPSLKNFSAGISDRESIFFNSHNVSKPESSSVLTALDKIEGVFERPNDDVIREISKALRQALGVSLFGIDIIINNQTGQHAVIDINAFPGYEGVSEFFTDLLNHIAAVLQGQVPEVTQLNHSKLLAEQSGGIMDERICCASTGCLSVMGKDSWIVESESNSSVKLQHQRLGCNSAVSPSFQQHCVATLATKASSQ; encoded by the exons atGAGAGGATCTGTTCACCACCGTTTATGGAGCTGACAGGTGCCTGTGGAGAAGATACATTGAAGCTTATAGAGAAGAATGGACTGGCATTCCCATTCA TTTGTAAAACCAGAGTGGCCCATGGAACCAACTCTCATGAG atGGCGATCATCTTCAACCAGGAGGGCCTCAAAGCTGTTCGCCCCCCCTGTGTCATTCAGAGCTTCATCAACCACAATGCTGTGCTCTATAAAGTGTTTGTGGTCGGGGAGTCTTACACTGTGGTGAAAAGACCATCTTTAAAGAACTTCTCTGCAGGCATCTCAG ACAGAGAATCAATATTTTTCAACAGCCACAATGTTTCCAAACCAGAGTCCTCATCTGTCTTAACAGCG CTGGATAAAATCGAAGGAGTATTTGAGCGGCCAAATGACGACGTCATCCGGGAAATCTCCAAAGCGCTGCGGCAAGCTCTGGGAGTTTCCCTCTTTGGAATTGATATCATCATTAACAACCAGACTGGGCAGCATGCAGTCATTGATATAAATGCATTCCCAG gcTATGAGGgtgtttctgaatttttcacAGATCTGCTGAACCACATagctgctgtcctgcagggtCAGGTACCTGAGGTGACCCAGCTAAACCACAGCAagctcctggcagagcagagcggTGGGATCATGGACGAGCGGATATGCTGTGCTAGCACAGGCTGTCTCAGCGTCATGGGAAAAGACTCCTGGATTGTGGAGAGCGAGAGCAACAGCTCAGTAAAACTGCAACACCAGAGACTAGGCTGCAACTCAGCAGTGTCCCCcagcttccagcagcactgcGTCGCTACGTTGGCAACAAAAGCTTCTTCTCAATAA